A window of Myxococcales bacterium genomic DNA:
CGCGGGGCAGCCCCTCGCCTCGGTCTACAGCCCCGAGCTGCTCCAGGCACAGCAGGAGCTCCTCGCCGCCCGCGCGTGGGCTGGCGCTGGCCCCGACGCGTCGACCCCGAGCGCGGCCCGCGTGAAGCTCGAGCTCTTGGGGATGACCCGCGCCGACATCGAGCGCGTGCTCCAGAAGGGCGAGGCCATGCGCGCGGTCGTCGTGGTCGCGCCTCGCGCCGGCTTCGTGGCCAAGAAGGGGGTCGTCCTCGGCTCGTACGTGACGCCGAGCGCAGCCCTCTTCGAGATCCAGGACCTCTCTCGTGTGTACGTGCTCGGCGAGGTGCTCTCGCACGATCTCCAGCGCGTCCCCGTCGGCGCCGCGGCGCGCTTCGTACCCACGGGCCACCGGGCCGACGCCGTCGCCGGGAAGATTGATCTGCTCTATCCTCTGGTCAACGCCGACGCCCGCACGCGCCGAGTGCGCATGCAGATACCCAACAAGGGCGGCCGGGTCTACGTACCGGGCGAATACGGCACGCTCGAGATCAGCGCGCCGCCGCGCCGCGCGCTCACGGCGCCGCGCGACGCGATCGTCGACACGGGGGGCGCCACGTACGTCTTCGTGACCGAGCCCGAAGGGCGCTTCACGCCGCGCGCGGTCGTCGTGGCGGGCTCCGAGGGCGACCGCGTCATCCTCGCGTCGGGGGTGGTCGCGGGTGAGCGGGTCGTGTCGGGCGCGACGTTCCTCATCGACTCGGAGAGCCGCCTCCGCGCCGCGCTAACCGGGCCTCCTCGCGCCGCCGCGGCCGCCGGCGACGCGGGGCCCGCACGTGGGGATACCCGATGATCGGCCGAATCATCGAGCTCTCCGCGAAGTATCGCTGGTTCGTGCTCACGCTCTACGTCGCGGTCGTGACCCTCGCGTACGCCTCCGCGAAGGGCGTGGAGCTCGACGCCATCCCGGATCTCTCCGATCCGCAGGTCATCGTCTTCACCGAGTGGAAGGGGCGCTCGCCCACCCTCGTCGAGGACCAGATCACCTACCCCATCTCGAGCTCGCTGCTCGCGGCGCCCCGCGTGACGGCGGTGCGCGGCTACTCGATGTTCGGCATGTCGTTTGTCCATGTGCTCTTCGAGGAGGGCACTGACGTGTACTGGGCGCGCTCGCGGGTGCTCGAAACCATGAGCGGCATTCAGGCGAAGCTCCCCGCCGAGGTGGCGCCCGTGCTCGGCCCGGACGCCACCGGCATCGGCTGGGTGTACGAGTACGCGCTGGTCGACAAAACGGGCAAGCACGACCTCGCCGAGCTGCGCACGTTGCAGGACTACACGCTCCGTTACGCCCTCGAGAGCGTGCCCGGCGTCGCGCAGGTGGCGACCGTCGGCGGGTACGAGCGGCAATACCAGGTCACCCTCGACCCGGAGAAGCTGCGCGCCTACGGCCTCGGCGTGGGCGACGTCGCCGACGCGGTGCGCCGATCGAACGGCGAGGTGGGGGGCAGGCTCCTCGAGATGAGCGGCCGCGAGTACTTCGTGCGCGGACGTGGCTATCTGGAGAACCTCGCCCAGCTCTCGGAGATCGCGATTCGCAGCGGGCCGGGCGGCGCGCCCGTGCGCGTGGGCGACGTCGGGGAGGTGCGCTTCGGCGCCGATCTCCGGCGCGGCGTGGCCGACCTCGACGGGAAGGGCGAGACCGTGGGCGCGATCGTGATGGCGCGGCACGGCGAGAACGCCCTCCAGGTCATCGAGCGTGTGAAGACCCGCACAGTCGAGCTCGGGTCGGCCCTGCCGGCCGGCGTCGAGGTGGTGCCGGTCTACGATCGCTCGTCGCTCATCGAGCGGGCCATCAAGACCCTGAAGACCGCGCTGCTCGAGGAGGCGGTCACCGTGAGCCTCGTGATCGTGCTCTTCCTCCTCCACTTCCGCAGCGCGCTCCTCCCGATCATCAGCTTGCCTATCGCCGTGCTGCTGGCGTTCATCCCCATGCGCGCGCTGGGCATACCGGCCACCATCATGAGCCTCGGCGGGATCGCCATCGCGATCGGCGCCACGGTGGACGCCGAGATCGTGATGATCGAGGCGTGCCACAAGAAGCTCGAGGGGGCGCCGCCCGGCCTCGACGAGGCGGGCCGCAGGGCCCTGCTCAACCAGGCCGCGAAGGAGGTGACGCCCGCCATCTTCTTCTCCCTCGTCATCATCGCGCTCTCGTTCATCCCCGTCTTCGGCCTGAACGGCCAGGCCGGTCGCCTCTTCAAGCCGCTCGCGTACACAAAGACGTTCGTCATGCTCGCCGCCGCCCTCGTGAGCATCACGCTGGCCCCGGCGCTCCGCGATCTCCTGGTGCGCGGCGAGATCCCGCGCGAGGAGCGCCACCCCGTGTCGCGCGCGATCATGGCCGTGTATCGGCCGTTCGTGTACGTCGCGCTGCGCCGCCCGAAGACCACCCTCGCGATAGGCCTCTTCGCCGTGGTCTCCGCCGTGCCGCCGCTCCTCCGCCTCGGCACCGAGTTCATGCCGGCGCTGAACGAGGGGGACGTGCTGTACATGCCCACCACCCTGCCGGGCCTCTCGATCGAGGAGGCCAAGCGGCAGCTCCAGCGGCAAGACCGCGTGCTCGCGGCGTTCCCCGAGGTCAAGTCGGTGTTCGGCAAGGCCGGGCGGGCCGAGTCTCCCACCGACCCCGCGCCGCTCTCCATGGTGGAGACCGTCGTGCAGCTCCGCCCCCAGGGAGAGTGGCCGAGGGTGCGCGAGCGGCGGTGGCACACGGGGCGCGCGCCCGCCGCCTTGGGGGGCCCGCTGCGCGCGATCTGGCCCGAGGAGCGCCCCGAGACCTGGGACGAGCTCATCGCCAAGATGAACGCCGCCCTCCGAATGCCCGGGTTCACGAACGCGTTCACCATGCCCATCAAGACCCGCGTCGACATGCTGACGACCGGCGTGCGCACGCCCGTGGGCGTGAAGGTATTTGGCCACGATCTCGCGTCGATCGAGCGCGCAGGGGCCGACCTCGAGGCGGTGCTGCGTGGGGTGCGCGGGAGCCGGAGCGTGCTCTACGAGCGCTCGCTCGGGGGGGTCTACGTCGACGTGGTGCCAAAGCGCGAGGCGCTCGCGCGCTACGGGCTTCGAGTCGCCGACCTGAACGACATCGTCTCGAGCGCGATAGGCGGCGAGGCGGTGAGCACCACGGTCGAGGGGCGGCGTCGGTTCTCGGTGAACGTGCGGTATCAGGAGGACTTTCGCAGCACTCCCGACAAGCTCCGGCAGGTGCTGGTGCCGCTGGTTCCGCTGGCGCAGGCGGCGGGCGAGGCCGGTCGCTCGGTGGCGCTCGGCGAGGTCGCCGACGTCGTGGTCACCGAGGGCCCTCCCATGCTCCGTGACGAGGCCGGCCTGCTCGTGGGGTATGTGTACGTCGACGTGGAGCCGTCGCGGGATCTCGGCGGCTACGTGGCCGACGCGAAGGCCGCCGTCGCCGCCGCGCAGGCCAAGGGCGCCGTGCGACTCGCGCCGGGCACCTACCTTCGCTGGACGGGCGAATACGAGCTCATGGAGCAGATGCGCGAGCGGATGACCTTTCTCATCCCGCTGTCGCTGCTCGCCGTGGCCGTGCTGCTGTATCTCCAGTTCAAGAACCTCACGGAGGTGTTCATCGTCTTTCTCTCGATCCCCTTCGCGCTCGTCGGCAGCGTGTGGCTACTCTACCTGCTCGACTACCGCGTCTCGACCGCGGTGCTCGTGGGGGTCATCGCGCTCGTCGGCCTCGCCGCGCAGACCGGCGTGGTGATGATCGTGTACATCGATCACGCGTTCGTACGGCGCCTCCGCGCAGGCAAGATCCGCGACCTCGAGGACATCATCCACGCCCACACCGAGGGCACCGTGCTGAGGGTGCGCCCGAAGGTGATGACCGTCGCGACCATGCTCATCGGCCTCGTGCCGCTCCTCTGGGCCACTGGAAGCGGGGCCGACGTGATGAAGCGCATCGCGGCGCCCATGGTCGGGGGCCTCCTCTCGAGCGCGTTCCTCACGCTCGAGCTCATCCCTGTAGTGTACACGTACTGGCGTTACGCTCAGCTGCAGCGGTCGCAGCGCGTCGGCCGGCCGCTCGCCGAGGTCGCAGGCATCGACCTGTCGGCCGAGCCTACGACCGCGACGAGGGGATCCCCGCTGTGAGGGGAGACACGCCGCGGGGTCGCCGTTGAGCGGCAGGTCGCCGTCCTCGTGGACGACATGCCTGGGCAAGTTGAACGTGAGCACCGCGCGCTCTATTCGGCTGACCCAGGTGGACGAGCTTGGTCGGCCAGAGCCGTTGGCCCACGAACTACTGGGTGCACTGCAGGTCGGTGAGGACACCCACCGGCGGGTTACCCGTCCGCGAGAACTACCACTGCGAGAACGAAGTCTCGCAGTCAGTTGACCGTGGGCAGGCGCACTTCGCTCGGCCGGAGCTCGCCCCGGGCCCGCGCCTCTTTGCGCTGGAGCGCCGCGCGCACGAACCGCGCGAAGAGCGGGTGAGCCGCGGTCGGGCGGCTCTTGAACTCGGGGTGGAACTGGCAGCCGAGGAAGTGTGGGTGGTCCTTCAGCTCGACGACCTCGACGAGCTTCCCGTCGGGCGAGGTGCCCGAGAGAATGAGCCCGGCGGCGACGAGGTGGTCGCGGTACTCGTTCGCGAACTCGTAGCGGTGCCGGTGGCGCTCGGAGATCTCGGTCGCGCCGTAGGCCTGCGCGGCGACCGACCCCGCGGTGAGCTTGCAGGGGAACGCGCCCAGCCGCATGGTGGCGCCCTTGTCGCGTTTGTCGCGCTGGTCGGGCATGAGGTCGACCACCGCGTGCGCGCAGCCTTGGTCGAACTCGCTCGAGTTCGCGCCTTGGAGATCGGCGACGTTGCGCGCGTACTCCACCACGGCGAGCTGCATGCCGAGGCAGATGCCGAAGAAGGGGATCTTGGTCTCGCGCGCGTAGCGGATCGCCTGGATTTTTCCCTCGATCCCGCGATCGCCGAAGCCGCCGGGGACGAGCACCGCGTCGAGGTGGTCGAGCCGCCCCGTCGTGCCCTCGCGCTCGATCTCCTCGGAGTCGATGTACTCGAGGTCGAGCTTGCAGTCGTTCTCGAGGCCGGCGTGCACCAGCGCCTCGTGGAGCGACTTGTAGGCGTCGCGGAGGTTCACGTACTTGCCCACCACACCCACGCGGACGAGGCCGCGGGTCGGGCGGATGAAGCGCTCGACGATGCGGCGCCACGGGCTCACGTCCGGCTGGCGTGTCCAGATGTTGAGCCGCTCGACCACGAGCTCGTCGAGGCCCTCGGCGTGCAGCGCGAGGGGGAGCTCATAGATGCAGCTTACATCGATTCCGGTGATGACCGCCTGCACCGGCACGTTCGTGAAGAGCGCGATCTTCTCGCGCGTGGAGCGGGAGATGGGCGTCTTGGTGCGGCACAGGAGGATGTCGGGCTGGATGCCGATCTCTCGCATCTCCTTCACGGAGTGCTGCGTGGGCTTCGTCTTGATTTCGCCGGCGGTCTCGATGTACGGCAGCAGCGTGACGTGGAGGCTCAGCGCGTTCTGTGGGCCGGCCTCGAGCTTGAGCTGCCGGACGGCCTCGAGGAACGGGAGCGACTCGATGTCGCCCACGGTGCCGCCGATCTCGACGATGGCGATGTCGACGCCTTCGGTGGCCTCCCGGACCCGGGCCTTGATCTCGTCGGTGATGTGCGGGATGACCTGCACCGTCCCGCCGAGGTACTCGCCGCGGCGCTCCTTCTGGATGACCGCCTCGTAAATGCGCCCGGTGGTGAAGTTGTTCTTCCGGGTCATGCGCGCGGTGGTGAACCGCT
This region includes:
- a CDS encoding efflux RND transporter periplasmic adaptor subunit; this encodes MSAEPALRESDGELPEGPEPPPRFARAIGILRWALVLFSAALAVTTWASFGADRLSPRAAVAEAPKYQCPMHPEIVSAEPGECPICHMDLERISEERTVSDAATFHVHAAAPGKALVVLDDGGPLAYWCPMDHEVRSATQGRCPLCKMKLEPIPPEAVAPSPAAGAESALPPPGTAALKLSLDRIQSIGVRTSLVEERELTGALRVTATVEAPDQGASEVHVRTAGFVEALHVSETGVMVAAGQPLASVYSPELLQAQQELLAARAWAGAGPDASTPSAARVKLELLGMTRADIERVLQKGEAMRAVVVVAPRAGFVAKKGVVLGSYVTPSAALFEIQDLSRVYVLGEVLSHDLQRVPVGAAARFVPTGHRADAVAGKIDLLYPLVNADARTRRVRMQIPNKGGRVYVPGEYGTLEISAPPRRALTAPRDAIVDTGGATYVFVTEPEGRFTPRAVVVAGSEGDRVILASGVVAGERVVSGATFLIDSESRLRAALTGPPRAAAAAGDAGPARGDTR
- a CDS encoding efflux RND transporter permease subunit, yielding MIGRIIELSAKYRWFVLTLYVAVVTLAYASAKGVELDAIPDLSDPQVIVFTEWKGRSPTLVEDQITYPISSSLLAAPRVTAVRGYSMFGMSFVHVLFEEGTDVYWARSRVLETMSGIQAKLPAEVAPVLGPDATGIGWVYEYALVDKTGKHDLAELRTLQDYTLRYALESVPGVAQVATVGGYERQYQVTLDPEKLRAYGLGVGDVADAVRRSNGEVGGRLLEMSGREYFVRGRGYLENLAQLSEIAIRSGPGGAPVRVGDVGEVRFGADLRRGVADLDGKGETVGAIVMARHGENALQVIERVKTRTVELGSALPAGVEVVPVYDRSSLIERAIKTLKTALLEEAVTVSLVIVLFLLHFRSALLPIISLPIAVLLAFIPMRALGIPATIMSLGGIAIAIGATVDAEIVMIEACHKKLEGAPPGLDEAGRRALLNQAAKEVTPAIFFSLVIIALSFIPVFGLNGQAGRLFKPLAYTKTFVMLAAALVSITLAPALRDLLVRGEIPREERHPVSRAIMAVYRPFVYVALRRPKTTLAIGLFAVVSAVPPLLRLGTEFMPALNEGDVLYMPTTLPGLSIEEAKRQLQRQDRVLAAFPEVKSVFGKAGRAESPTDPAPLSMVETVVQLRPQGEWPRVRERRWHTGRAPAALGGPLRAIWPEERPETWDELIAKMNAALRMPGFTNAFTMPIKTRVDMLTTGVRTPVGVKVFGHDLASIERAGADLEAVLRGVRGSRSVLYERSLGGVYVDVVPKREALARYGLRVADLNDIVSSAIGGEAVSTTVEGRRRFSVNVRYQEDFRSTPDKLRQVLVPLVPLAQAAGEAGRSVALGEVADVVVTEGPPMLRDEAGLLVGYVYVDVEPSRDLGGYVADAKAAVAAAQAKGAVRLAPGTYLRWTGEYELMEQMRERMTFLIPLSLLAVAVLLYLQFKNLTEVFIVFLSIPFALVGSVWLLYLLDYRVSTAVLVGVIALVGLAAQTGVVMIVYIDHAFVRRLRAGKIRDLEDIIHAHTEGTVLRVRPKVMTVATMLIGLVPLLWATGSGADVMKRIAAPMVGGLLSSAFLTLELIPVVYTYWRYAQLQRSQRVGRPLAEVAGIDLSAEPTTATRGSPL
- a CDS encoding CTP synthase, producing the protein MFVTGGVVSSIGKGLASASVGALLEARGLRVTHVKLDPYINVDPGTMSPTQHGEVFVTDDGAETDLDLGHYERFTTARMTRKNNFTTGRIYEAVIQKERRGEYLGGTVQVIPHITDEIKARVREATEGVDIAIVEIGGTVGDIESLPFLEAVRQLKLEAGPQNALSLHVTLLPYIETAGEIKTKPTQHSVKEMREIGIQPDILLCRTKTPISRSTREKIALFTNVPVQAVITGIDVSCIYELPLALHAEGLDELVVERLNIWTRQPDVSPWRRIVERFIRPTRGLVRVGVVGKYVNLRDAYKSLHEALVHAGLENDCKLDLEYIDSEEIEREGTTGRLDHLDAVLVPGGFGDRGIEGKIQAIRYARETKIPFFGICLGMQLAVVEYARNVADLQGANSSEFDQGCAHAVVDLMPDQRDKRDKGATMRLGAFPCKLTAGSVAAQAYGATEISERHRHRYEFANEYRDHLVAAGLILSGTSPDGKLVEVVELKDHPHFLGCQFHPEFKSRPTAAHPLFARFVRAALQRKEARARGELRPSEVRLPTVN